One Primulina eburnea isolate SZY01 chromosome 4, ASM2296580v1, whole genome shotgun sequence genomic window, AACTAGAGACGACGCAACGAATGGAGTAGATTAGGGCTTGTCCGCAGGTGAATATTAGGGAAGATTGAGGAATAAATCATTAACAGACTAAGCAAGTTCcatttaataaatacttggtTTTGGGCTATCTAGTAActagtattatatataataaatttttaaaaaaaattgggcccCAAAAAAGAGATGGACCTGAGTCATTGGACTCATTTGCCTCTTAATAAGCACGGCCTTggtcatatcatatcttatCCCCCCTCCAATTCTAAACTCGGCTCTATAATTCCTTGCTGAAGTATATATCATTCAAAGAATAGGTGATCAAGACTGTCCATACTTGTATATCAGAGGCAACAACGTACTTTTATCCAGCATGAAAAGACAATCTATTATGGGTGGGAATTCTTCCCTGCATGTGCACCAAGCCAATGTGTGAAGGCATGCTTTGGTGTGAGATAGAGACATACCACTGAAGCCCACAGAACAATACACCGAATAGGTCAGAAGAACTGATAAGCTTTGGTAGCACCACAGGTTTAAAACCAAGTTGCATTATCATTGTTTGCagtgagatatatatatatgatcccAAAGAAACATCGCGACAGGGCTGCGCGGTAGCTAATGTTGGAAGCAAAAGAACCAACATGAAATATAGCATGTTTACATGAGAGACTAGCCATTAAAACTAGCTATTTGGGGAAGATAATGGTCTCACAAGAAAGGAGAATATTTCTGCACAAGTCATACAACTTCCAAGGTTTTGTAGAAGTACGTAGTTCCACTTAAGCTGTCCTTAATGAATAAAAACAGTGGTTTGTCGGGGAACAATTCTTCCCGTACAGTTGTTCCAAATTTTGAAATACTATAACAAATTGCATTATTTATTATCCAACTATTTTTAAGATTACGTATAGACGGGGTTTCATAATTTGAAACGTTCTAAATATTTAGATTTCAACTAACCAATGTCCTAGGTTAAAGTCAACACTactacttcttcttcttcttcttcttcttcttcttcttcttcgtttGCTGGCCTAAGCTGGCAACGAACAGATTTAaagtaaatatttatttatgacaTGAAATGAAGACCAAAAGGTATTTAAACAGTGAGTAAAGAAAAGGGGTCTTACAAATTCAACATATGGAAGACTCATAGGGAAACCTTTGGTTGTAATggggaaaaaaacaaaaaaaaaaatggtgtAAAAGTTGGCTTCATTAAAATTATTCGATTGAATAAATCTAATTCAATAGTTTAGattggatatttttttaaaaaaaccaaaCAGACAAATTATATCAAATTGTGGGGAAGTTTTTTCTTGTTTTCAGTTGTCCTTGTTTAAATTCTTGAATGAAAATAAGAATACAACGATAATGCCAAGTGACTTCAAGAAGCAATACAGACAAAGTCATTACTACAAATTTAAGCATTTAAAAGTAGAAAAAGAAGCAACTTTAAATTATATGTATCTCTATTATACTGCATCACCATACTTTATTCAAACTCCCAGAATTATTAAACATATGGTTGAAACTAATTCATGAAGAATTCAGGATCTGGAGGTAGAGGCACTTCAATAGATCCTTCAAGCATATGTAATACTCTCTTCATGTTTGGCCTCAACGATGGATCTTCTTGAATGCACCAAATGGCAACCATCACGAATTTTTCGACCCGTTTGATATCGTCCAGGGCTTCCTCATCATCAGCCACTAGCAAGCTCAGTGTACCTTCTTTGTAACAATCGTATGCCCAATCAGTGAGAATCGCCTCGTTATCATTTGTAATGGATGTTTCGACGTTCCTTCTGCAGCAGATGAGCTCCAGTAACACGATGCCGAAGCTGTAAACATCAACCTTGACTGTGATAGGCAAGTTTCTGAACCATTCAGGAGCTACATACCCTCTAGTTCCTCGGATCCCGGTTGTTGTTCGGGTTTGATCAGGCCTTAAGAGTTTTGCTAGCCCGAAATCAGAGATCTTTGCCACGAGGGATTCGTCTAAAAGCACGTTTTGAGGCTTGATGTCACAGTGTATGATTTGAGTGCTGCAATCTTCATGCAAATAGCATAGCCCCCTTGCGGTTGCAAATGCAATCTGCACTCTTCGGTACCAATTTGGCCTTGATTCGTTGAATAAAAAGCTTGCTATCGAGCCATTGCTCATGTATTCGTAAACAAGAAGCCTGTTTTGACCTTCATCGCAGTATCCTAGTAAATTGACCAGATTCTTGTGGTTTGTTCTGCTGATCGAGTTCACTTCATCTTTAAATTCTTGCTCAACTTCTTTGGCTATCTTATTCAACTTTTTCACCGCGATTAAACGGTCATTTTCGTTCTTCAGGGATCCTTTGTAAACAGTTGAGCAAGCCCCACTACCCAGTTCTTCCTTGAATCCATTTGTTGCTTCTTGTAGCTCTTTGAAACTAAAGCTTCTTATGTTAACTACCCCAGCAAGGGCTGTATCTGGTTGAAGCATCTTCGATTTTCGTCCTTTCAAATAAAAACCGAGCAAGATGAAAGCAACGAATAGTAGTATGTTCAGAAACACTGAACTTCCCAAAAGAGCAGATCCTGTGATAATGAGAGTGGATCTGTTGCTCTTATTCGGATTACTCCCTGAAGGGCCTAATGTCGCATCATTTATCCTCACTTTTATCAATGCTTTTCCCCCAAGGCTTGAGTCAACTCTTCCATTCGAAAGAGGGTACCTCTTCTTCCAACAAGAACTGCCACGAAATATTGCAACAGAGCAAAAACAATCATCTAAACAAGCCCTTCGACACCAATCTTCTCCGACAGGTTGAAAAAGATCGTAATCACTATCCGGGAAATCAGTGTTAGGCATGTCGACAAAGGTGAAATGCGATGTTTCTTGTGATTCTTGATCACAAACCTGTGGGATGAAATCAGGTTTGCATCCGCTCATTCTGTCGTTTGGATCAGCCAGAGAGTAACCAATCGGGCAAACACAACTGGGCTTCTGATCAATTCCGAGGGAGCATATGCTGTTGAAACCACAAGCACCCGATCCCGAAGATTGCCGTATCAGTATACAGATGTTAGAAGGAAAGAAGTCCAAAATGGACCAAGCCGCTGGCCTTCCACCTGTTGAATTACCAGACTTGGGATATACATAATGCCTGAGAACCCCGTCGTAATCCAATATCGCTCTCTGGTAATACTGTTCGGTTGAAGCGCCATTTGATGACAGTAAATCAAGTATTGTTCCGTTCTTTGCTGTGAGGAAGATGTAGCCAGATTGGTTAAAGATGACTTGGAATCCACTGCCAACAGTTTGTGTTGCCCAGTATGCATCAATACTGTTATCCATAGGGAAGTTCCTGGTGTACAACACAAGATTCCCATCAAGTTGTAAAGAAAATCTGAATCTCCCACGCGAGTAATTCGTCTCCGAGAAGCTGGAAACCAACCTACCCCCTTGATCAAATATCTGGGCCGGTAAAATCGTATCGGTTGGATGATCAAAACTTTGCCACAGGAAAGCGGATGCATTGTTTACCAGTACGAAGTTACCGGTGTCCAGCATGGCGCCATATGCCACACCGGAGCTCGCCGGACCAGCATTCCAAATTGGCTGGCCCCTTGGATCATCAAGTTCAAATCTCCCATCTGCAAAAATCTGAATCTTAGACCCTTGTGCAGCTGGATTATCTCGATTCGCAGACCAAATTATAGTTTTTTCGGGTATTTTGTCGAACCAGATGGCAAGCAAGTAGCCTCCACCAGGCGTAATCTGTCGGAAACCAAAAGCGAAATCCCCGGATGGAGAAAACCAATATGAATTCTCTTCTTTTGCAACGAGAGATGAGCCCAAAGAAAAGTTGCTATACGGCTGCGCAATGGAAAATATTGGAACCGAAACCAAAAGAATCAGCATGAAACATAAATTTGTGTTGCAGAAAACTGCGGATGCCATTTGAGGGAATCAGTACAAGGGAAAAGAAAAGATAATCTTGCAGGCAAGTTTTGTGAAGGTGGTGGTTGTCCGTTTAATAGGCAAGTTGTCTCAATCATCTTTGTCCATAAATGAAGAAGAACGACGACCAAAACACTGCTTCCCATTGGCTAAATGGCTGAAACCTTCCTCGGGGGAAAGCTATATTCTCTCAGTCTCGAGTATAAATgtcgttttcttttcttttctttttaaaaaaaaaatcataaataacaaACATATATCCAATTCAGTcttatttttttctattttttcctATTTAATTTGGAATCTTGATTCATCCATCACTcattgaatgattgtaatataGAAAAGTTGTTTTTATTCCTATTAattttttatg contains:
- the LOC140830481 gene encoding G-type lectin S-receptor-like serine/threonine-protein kinase LECRK3, whose protein sequence is MASAVFCNTNLCFMLILLVSVPIFSIAQPYSNFSLGSSLVAKEENSYWFSPSGDFAFGFRQITPGGGYLLAIWFDKIPEKTIIWSANRDNPAAQGSKIQIFADGRFELDDPRGQPIWNAGPASSGVAYGAMLDTGNFVLVNNASAFLWQSFDHPTDTILPAQIFDQGGRLVSSFSETNYSRGRFRFSLQLDGNLVLYTRNFPMDNSIDAYWATQTVGSGFQVIFNQSGYIFLTAKNGTILDLLSSNGASTEQYYQRAILDYDGVLRHYVYPKSGNSTGGRPAAWSILDFFPSNICILIRQSSGSGACGFNSICSLGIDQKPSCVCPIGYSLADPNDRMSGCKPDFIPQVCDQESQETSHFTFVDMPNTDFPDSDYDLFQPVGEDWCRRACLDDCFCSVAIFRGSSCWKKRYPLSNGRVDSSLGGKALIKVRINDATLGPSGSNPNKSNRSTLIITGSALLGSSVFLNILLFVAFILLGFYLKGRKSKMLQPDTALAGVVNIRSFSFKELQEATNGFKEELGSGACSTVYKGSLKNENDRLIAVKKLNKIAKEVEQEFKDEVNSISRTNHKNLVNLLGYCDEGQNRLLVYEYMSNGSIASFLFNESRPNWYRRVQIAFATARGLCYLHEDCSTQIIHCDIKPQNVLLDESLVAKISDFGLAKLLRPDQTRTTTGIRGTRGYVAPEWFRNLPITVKVDVYSFGIVLLELICCRRNVETSITNDNEAILTDWAYDCYKEGTLSLLVADDEEALDDIKRVEKFVMVAIWCIQEDPSLRPNMKRVLHMLEGSIEVPLPPDPEFFMN